One part of the Chloroflexota bacterium genome encodes these proteins:
- a CDS encoding ComF family protein, whose product MQEERCPLCLKWGLEIDGIRALFLLQGLVRQSVHQFKYNNLKALSFPLARLLADSLESKPLPVEVIVPVPLHPRRIRERGYNQSALLARELGRLIGLPVWEESLLRLRNTPAQVRAATADDRRSNVRGAFSCYDERVRGKQVLVLDDVCTTGATLDSCAVTLKAAGASSVWGLVLAREA is encoded by the coding sequence ATGCAAGAAGAACGCTGTCCTCTCTGTCTGAAATGGGGGTTGGAGATAGACGGTATTCGTGCTCTTTTCCTTTTGCAGGGGCTGGTACGCCAGTCCGTTCATCAGTTCAAATACAATAACCTGAAGGCGCTGTCTTTCCCTCTAGCCCGTTTGTTGGCAGACAGTCTGGAAAGCAAACCCCTGCCAGTTGAGGTCATAGTACCTGTGCCTCTTCATCCCCGACGGATACGGGAGCGAGGCTACAATCAGTCAGCGCTTCTGGCTCGGGAACTGGGTAGACTTATCGGCCTACCGGTATGGGAGGAGTCGCTCCTGAGACTGAGAAATACCCCGGCCCAAGTCAGGGCGGCTACTGCTGACGACCGACGCAGCAACGTACGTGGGGCCTTTTCGTGCTATGACGAAAGAGTGAGAGGGAAACAAGTTCTTGTTCTTGATGACGTCTGCACTACGGGAGCCACTTTGGACTCCTGTGCTGTCACCTTGAAGGCGGCTGGTGCCAGCTCAGTCTGGGGTTTAGTGTTAGCTCGGGAGGCGTGA
- the rpsF gene encoding 30S ribosomal protein S6, whose translation MREYELTVVFSPEISDEDMADEIEKVNRLVTEKGGVLNGEVQRWGKKRLAYPIRRFKEGNYVLTRFKISPGQTAELERNLHSLEVILRHLLVKLEE comes from the coding sequence ATGAGGGAATACGAGTTGACGGTGGTCTTCAGCCCTGAGATTTCTGATGAGGATATGGCCGACGAAATCGAAAAGGTCAACCGGTTGGTTACTGAAAAGGGAGGCGTTCTTAATGGCGAGGTGCAGCGGTGGGGGAAGAAGAGGTTAGCTTACCCGATACGGCGCTTCAAGGAAGGGAACTACGTGTTGACCCGGTTTAAGATTAGCCCTGGCCAGACAGCAGAGTTGGAAAGGAACTTGCATAGTCTGGAGGTAATCCTGCGTCATTTGTTGGTGAAATTAGAGGAGTGA
- a CDS encoding threonine synthase, with translation MGIGVLARYGDFLPVTPDTPKITLGEGDTPLVRSPRLEKEIGCKELYFKLEGCNPTGSFKDRGMVVAVAKALEAKSRAIICASTGNTSASAAAYGAAFGLSTIIVVPQGNIALGKLAQAIVHGAKVIAVSGNFDQALEIVRRLVEKHAVILVNSVNPYRIEGQKTAAFEIVDSLGEAPDYQFMPVGNAGNITAYWKGFVEYRTAGRARQTPIMMGFQAEGAAPIVKGHKIDRPETIATAIRIGNPASWKGAVAARDESGGIIDSVSDEEILTAYHLLASKGGFFCEPASAASFAGLMKWSRKHDCSAKKIVCILTGTGLKDPDIAMARAAPFVEVPAELGSVEKALGWS, from the coding sequence ATGGGCATAGGGGTCTTGGCTAGGTATGGCGATTTTCTCCCTGTGACGCCCGACACTCCCAAAATAACCTTGGGTGAGGGAGATACTCCTCTGGTCAGGTCGCCAAGGCTGGAAAAGGAGATAGGCTGCAAGGAACTATACTTCAAATTGGAGGGGTGCAATCCCACTGGCTCTTTCAAGGATCGGGGCATGGTGGTAGCAGTGGCCAAGGCCTTAGAGGCAAAGAGTCGTGCTATTATCTGCGCCTCTACCGGTAATACCAGTGCCTCGGCAGCAGCCTACGGAGCAGCTTTTGGGCTGAGCACCATTATCGTTGTCCCCCAGGGAAACATTGCCCTGGGTAAGCTGGCTCAAGCTATTGTTCATGGTGCGAAAGTAATCGCCGTCTCCGGTAACTTTGACCAGGCCCTGGAAATAGTGCGCCGCCTGGTGGAGAAGCATGCTGTCATCCTGGTCAACTCTGTGAATCCCTATCGCATTGAAGGGCAGAAGACCGCTGCCTTTGAAATCGTGGACAGCCTGGGTGAGGCCCCCGACTATCAGTTCATGCCAGTAGGCAACGCTGGTAACATTACGGCCTACTGGAAAGGTTTCGTGGAGTACCGCACAGCGGGAAGGGCCAGGCAAACTCCCATAATGATGGGGTTTCAGGCAGAAGGGGCAGCACCGATTGTCAAGGGTCACAAGATCGATCGACCGGAGACCATTGCCACAGCAATACGCATCGGCAATCCGGCTAGCTGGAAGGGTGCTGTGGCCGCCCGGGATGAGTCCGGGGGCATCATTGATTCCGTTAGCGATGAGGAGATACTCACTGCCTATCATCTCCTGGCCTCCAAGGGAGGCTTCTTCTGTGAACCGGCTTCAGCCGCCTCCTTTGCCGGTCTGATGAAGTGGTCTCGGAAGCATGACTGCTCGGCGAAAAAGATAGTTTGTATACTCACCGGAACCGGTCTAAAGGACCCAGACATTGCCATGGCGAGGGCTGCCCCCTTTGTAGAGGTTCCTGCTGAGCTTGGTAGCGTGGAAAAAGCCCTCGGCTGGAGCTAA
- a CDS encoding diacylglycerol kinase family lipid kinase, which yields MSLPHARVIVNPASGAGAVRRKWPRIQRMLSETGLPFDHEFTQGALHGTELAKEAVAKGYELVVALGGDGTINEVVNGLIGPAGRSQADLGIIYTGTANDFARSLGLPRNLRQSCSLLTSPKRVEVDVGAVEYVCRGELKQRLFVNVAGAGFDAAFLQAAVTSLRPLGAKLPYVAGLFKVIMTFPPKDFLVSLSDGTEKWRALTVLVSNGRYAATMPFACDADLVDGQFEVMPLGFLEMLQAVPKAYLRFPDSYGKAKYKRSSFVQLESQQCLQVEADGEVLGELPARMWVLPKALRVVAG from the coding sequence ATGTCTCTTCCCCACGCTAGGGTCATCGTCAATCCTGCCTCTGGAGCGGGGGCAGTCCGAAGGAAGTGGCCACGCATTCAGAGAATGCTCAGTGAAACAGGTTTACCCTTCGACCATGAATTTACCCAGGGGGCGTTACACGGTACAGAGCTGGCTAAGGAAGCTGTCGCCAAGGGATACGAACTGGTGGTAGCGCTGGGGGGTGATGGTACCATCAACGAAGTGGTAAACGGCCTGATAGGTCCCGCGGGTAGAAGCCAGGCAGATTTGGGCATTATCTACACCGGCACGGCCAATGACTTTGCTCGCTCCCTCGGTCTACCGAGAAATCTGAGGCAAAGTTGCTCTCTCCTGACCTCCCCCAAGAGGGTGGAGGTTGACGTTGGCGCTGTCGAATATGTTTGCCGAGGAGAGCTGAAGCAGCGCCTCTTCGTCAATGTGGCAGGTGCAGGCTTTGATGCTGCTTTTCTCCAGGCCGCCGTAACGTCGCTTAGACCTCTTGGAGCTAAACTGCCCTATGTGGCTGGTCTATTCAAAGTTATCATGACCTTCCCCCCAAAAGACTTCCTGGTGAGCCTCAGTGATGGAACGGAAAAATGGCGTGCTCTCACAGTTCTGGTAAGCAATGGCAGATATGCAGCCACAATGCCTTTTGCCTGTGACGCCGACCTGGTGGATGGGCAATTCGAGGTCATGCCTCTTGGCTTTCTGGAGATGCTGCAAGCCGTGCCTAAGGCTTACCTCAGATTTCCTGATAGCTACGGCAAGGCCAAGTACAAGAGGTCAAGCTTTGTGCAATTGGAGTCTCAGCAATGCCTGCAGGTGGAAGCAGATGGGGAGGTCTTGGGAGAACTACCGGCGCGCATGTGGGTGCTGCCCAAGGCCCTAAGGGTGGTTGCTGGATAA
- a CDS encoding homoserine dehydrogenase, whose translation MADRESIGVGLMGLGVVGSGVARTLVEKNRALAEEIGCRLALKKILVRDLSKPRAVSLESPLFTLDPQQILSDPAIQIVIEVIGGEQPAAAFIKQALLNGKYVVTANKEVIAKHGPELMEIAQQNGVSLLYEASVGGGIPLLLPLKQGLPANEISAIYAIINGTTNYILTKMSAEGLSFPTALKQAQELGYAEPDAANDIEGIDAAYKLAILATAAFHTIVRPEDVFRQGIARLAEHDFRYAKELDYEIKLLAIAKKVNGAIEVRVHPAFVPTDFLLAKVSGVYNAIQIEGDLVGKVLFYGEGAGSLPTSSAIVADVIAAAKSVIQQRELGAKGLSRSARSPLIASHSPFLALAIKPISELQTRYYLRMSVADSPGVLAQIARALGDRSISISSVIQKETDTDAQTAEIVIMTHPAREEFMRQALEEMEKLPVVKEICNLIRVEG comes from the coding sequence ATGGCGGATAGGGAAAGTATTGGCGTCGGGCTAATGGGGTTGGGGGTGGTGGGTAGTGGGGTGGCCCGAACTCTCGTGGAGAAGAATAGAGCTCTAGCCGAAGAGATAGGTTGCCGTTTAGCACTGAAGAAGATATTGGTTCGTGACCTTTCAAAGCCGCGGGCCGTGTCCCTAGAATCACCCCTTTTCACTCTAGACCCACAGCAAATCCTCAGCGATCCGGCAATACAGATCGTCATTGAAGTCATCGGCGGAGAGCAGCCGGCTGCGGCCTTTATCAAGCAGGCACTCCTGAATGGTAAGTATGTAGTCACTGCCAATAAAGAGGTGATAGCCAAGCATGGGCCTGAACTCATGGAGATAGCGCAACAAAATGGGGTGAGCCTTCTTTATGAGGCCAGTGTCGGCGGCGGCATCCCTCTGCTCCTTCCTCTGAAGCAGGGACTACCGGCCAATGAAATCTCGGCCATCTACGCCATCATTAACGGGACCACTAACTACATTCTCACCAAGATGTCGGCTGAGGGTCTCAGTTTTCCGACGGCTCTAAAGCAGGCCCAGGAACTGGGTTATGCTGAGCCTGATGCCGCCAATGATATTGAAGGGATAGACGCTGCCTACAAGTTGGCTATCCTGGCCACTGCTGCCTTTCATACCATTGTTCGTCCTGAAGATGTCTTCCGCCAGGGGATCGCTCGCCTGGCTGAACATGACTTCCGCTACGCCAAAGAGTTGGACTACGAAATAAAGCTTCTGGCCATTGCCAAGAAGGTCAACGGAGCAATTGAGGTAAGGGTTCATCCCGCTTTTGTCCCCACGGACTTTTTGCTGGCCAAGGTGAGCGGCGTTTACAACGCTATCCAAATCGAAGGTGACTTGGTGGGCAAGGTGCTGTTTTATGGTGAGGGAGCCGGCTCTCTGCCTACCTCGAGTGCTATTGTGGCCGACGTCATCGCTGCAGCCAAGAGCGTGATACAGCAAAGAGAGTTAGGAGCAAAGGGGCTATCTCGAAGTGCCAGAAGTCCCTTGATTGCTTCCCATTCCCCCTTCCTCGCGTTAGCCATCAAGCCCATATCGGAGCTACAGACCCGTTATTATCTCAGGATGAGCGTTGCCGATAGCCCCGGCGTTCTGGCTCAAATAGCCAGGGCGCTGGGCGACCGTTCGATAAGCATCTCCTCGGTCATCCAGAAGGAAACTGACACTGATGCTCAAACCGCCGAGATAGTAATCATGACCCACCCCGCTCGAGAGGAATTTATGCGTCAGGCTTTGGAGGAGATGGAGAAACTCCCGGTAGTCAAGGAGATATGCAATCTCATCAGAGTTGAAGGGTAG
- the ssb gene encoding single-stranded DNA-binding protein, with protein sequence MANLNKVMIIGNVGTDPEMRFTPNGNPVTTFRIATSRIFTSSEGERRQETEWFTVVTWNKLAESCNQFLAKGRRAYVEGRLRTRAWESQDGQKRSRVEIVADRVLFLDRQGTALLPEEARVSAEEAKGGDDLAAEDLPF encoded by the coding sequence ATGGCTAATTTGAACAAGGTGATGATCATCGGCAATGTAGGGACTGATCCTGAGATGCGCTTCACCCCTAATGGGAATCCGGTAACTACCTTCCGTATTGCCACCAGCCGGATCTTCACAAGCTCGGAAGGGGAGCGAAGACAAGAGACGGAGTGGTTCACGGTAGTTACCTGGAACAAGCTGGCGGAGAGCTGTAACCAGTTTCTAGCAAAAGGCAGACGAGCCTATGTGGAAGGCAGGCTGCGGACTCGGGCATGGGAGAGCCAAGACGGGCAGAAGCGAAGCCGGGTGGAGATAGTGGCAGACCGAGTCCTTTTCCTCGACAGGCAGGGGACTGCCCTGCTTCCCGAGGAGGCCAGGGTAAGTGCCGAGGAGGCCAAGGGAGGCGATGATTTGGCGGCGGAAGACCTCCCTTTCTAG
- the tilS gene encoding tRNA lysidine(34) synthetase TilS has translation MVPKTRPKEKLVESVLGFIRQHSLVSACETLIVGVSGGPDSVCLVHLLAMLKDRLDIGLHVAHLDHMLRGTESEADAQYVSELAHGLGLAITVERRDVKSYQEEHRLSLEEGARQVRYQFLADLAGRVGASKIAVGHTSDDQAETILMRLVRGAGNLGLQGMQPLTEWDSLGGNTGLKIVRPLLGVSRKDVDAYCQKHALAPRQDSSNLSPSHLRNRVRSELIPLLRSYNPKMDEALLRTADTLAAELAFFQQQVSQVWDSVVSQEGEALVLQAKELKSLHPALQRHLLREVLRRLLGNLDDVEWKHIESMRHALTLPRGKRVVLLRGLTLYVERNRCRVIVDS, from the coding sequence ATGGTGCCCAAAACCCGCCCAAAAGAGAAGCTCGTTGAAAGCGTCCTGGGTTTCATCCGCCAGCACAGCCTGGTCTCGGCCTGTGAGACGCTGATAGTCGGGGTCTCCGGTGGCCCCGATTCAGTCTGCCTGGTGCACCTCCTGGCAATGCTCAAAGACAGACTGGACATCGGGCTCCACGTTGCTCATCTGGATCACATGCTCCGGGGCACCGAGTCCGAGGCCGACGCCCAATATGTCTCTGAGCTAGCACACGGCCTTGGCTTGGCCATCACCGTGGAGCGAAGGGATGTCAAGAGCTACCAAGAGGAGCATCGCCTATCCCTGGAAGAGGGCGCCCGCCAGGTACGATACCAGTTTCTTGCCGATCTAGCCGGAAGGGTCGGAGCTAGCAAGATAGCGGTGGGACACACCTCTGATGACCAGGCAGAGACAATCCTGATGCGTCTGGTGCGTGGGGCCGGGAACCTGGGTTTGCAGGGCATGCAGCCTCTGACCGAGTGGGACTCGCTTGGTGGCAACACTGGGCTGAAGATCGTGCGTCCTCTCCTGGGAGTGAGCCGCAAGGACGTGGATGCCTATTGTCAGAAGCACGCTCTGGCTCCCAGGCAGGATTCCTCCAATCTCTCCCCCTCCCATCTCAGGAATCGCGTCCGCTCCGAGCTTATTCCTCTGCTTCGAAGCTACAATCCAAAGATGGATGAGGCCTTGCTGCGCACTGCGGATACTCTAGCTGCTGAGCTAGCTTTTTTTCAGCAACAGGTGTCCCAGGTATGGGACAGTGTGGTCAGCCAGGAGGGGGAGGCACTTGTTCTTCAAGCGAAAGAACTCAAGTCTCTCCATCCTGCTTTGCAACGCCATCTGCTCCGCGAAGTGCTGCGGAGACTGCTGGGCAACCTGGACGATGTAGAGTGGAAGCATATCGAGAGCATGAGACACGCTCTAACATTGCCCAGGGGTAAGCGAGTGGTCTTGCTTCGGGGCTTGACGCTATATGTAGAAAGAAATAGGTGCAGGGTAATCGTAGATTCGTAG
- the rpsR gene encoding 30S ribosomal protein S18, which yields MRTGKRVVKGRAKPRRPSRGQRFVPRRKVCVFCADKKEIDYKAVESLRRYISDRGKLEPRRRTGNCAKHQRFLAQAIKRARHLALLPYTVDHIYQMGGFGPRG from the coding sequence ATAAGGACGGGAAAGAGAGTGGTTAAAGGAAGAGCAAAGCCCAGGAGACCAAGCAGAGGGCAGAGATTTGTGCCCAGACGTAAGGTGTGTGTTTTCTGCGCTGACAAGAAAGAGATAGACTACAAAGCTGTGGAATCTCTACGTCGATATATATCGGACCGGGGCAAACTTGAACCGCGGCGTAGAACTGGTAACTGTGCTAAGCACCAGCGGTTTCTTGCCCAAGCAATTAAGAGGGCACGCCACTTGGCTCTACTGCCGTATACGGTAGATCATATCTACCAAATGGGAGGTTTTGGCCCGAGGGGCTAG
- a CDS encoding serine hydroxymethyltransferase: protein MKVPQVDREILDLIRREEERQSCKLVLIASENYVSRAVLEAQGSVLTNKYAEGYPGRRYYGSCQEIDEVEKVAIERAKKLFSAEHANVQPHSGTQANEAAYLALLNYGDTVLSMKLTDGGHLSHGSPASFSGKWYQFVHYGVDRETEMIDYDQIDSLAKKHRPKLIVAGASSYPRVIDFERLHHIAEEVGALLMADTAHIAGLIAAGVHPSPVPWAQVVTSTTHKTLRGPRGGFLLCQERFGRSLDAAVFPGTQGGPLMHVIAAKAIAFREAMQPDFVNYQQRVVENARTLASELQRLGFRIVTGGTDNHLLLVDLRPAGVTGRLAEEVLDSVGISANRNSIPFDPLPPQSTSGLRLGTPAVTTRGLGPTEMRQIASLIHKVLASPGDEKVKHATSREVTELTRRFPLP from the coding sequence GTGAAGGTGCCACAAGTAGACCGGGAAATTCTTGACCTGATTCGGAGGGAAGAGGAGCGGCAGTCATGTAAGCTGGTGCTCATTGCTTCTGAGAACTACGTCAGTCGAGCAGTGCTGGAAGCCCAAGGGTCTGTCCTCACCAACAAGTATGCTGAAGGCTACCCAGGACGTCGCTATTATGGTAGCTGTCAGGAAATAGATGAGGTTGAAAAAGTAGCGATAGAGAGGGCAAAGAAGCTCTTCAGCGCCGAGCATGCGAATGTCCAGCCTCATAGCGGAACCCAGGCCAATGAGGCAGCCTACCTCGCCCTGCTCAACTATGGAGATACGGTGTTGAGCATGAAGCTGACTGACGGCGGGCATCTCAGCCACGGAAGCCCAGCCAGCTTCTCCGGGAAGTGGTATCAGTTTGTTCACTATGGAGTGGATAGAGAAACGGAAATGATTGACTACGATCAGATAGACAGCCTGGCCAAGAAGCACAGGCCAAAGCTGATTGTAGCGGGGGCCAGCTCCTATCCTAGAGTCATCGATTTTGAGAGGCTGCACCACATCGCGGAGGAGGTGGGAGCGCTGCTTATGGCGGATACGGCGCACATTGCTGGCTTAATTGCTGCTGGGGTGCATCCCTCGCCAGTACCCTGGGCGCAGGTGGTTACTTCTACTACTCACAAGACTTTGCGTGGACCGCGGGGAGGTTTTCTTCTCTGCCAGGAGAGATTCGGCCGATCCCTTGATGCTGCGGTGTTCCCAGGCACTCAAGGTGGCCCTCTGATGCATGTCATTGCTGCCAAGGCCATCGCCTTTCGCGAAGCTATGCAACCTGACTTCGTCAACTATCAACAAAGAGTGGTGGAAAACGCTAGGACTTTGGCCAGTGAGCTACAAAGACTGGGGTTTCGCATCGTTACCGGCGGGACTGACAATCATCTTCTGCTCGTTGATCTCCGCCCAGCGGGAGTGACAGGCAGGTTGGCAGAAGAAGTGCTCGATAGTGTGGGCATCTCGGCCAATCGGAACAGCATCCCCTTTGACCCTCTCCCACCCCAGTCTACCAGTGGTCTCAGGCTGGGCACACCAGCAGTGACTACCAGAGGTCTTGGGCCAACAGAGATGAGGCAAATTGCGTCGTTGATACACAAGGTGCTAGCTAGCCCGGGAGATGAGAAAGTGAAACACGCAACCTCTCGGGAGGTGACAGAACTGACGCGCCGCTTTCCGCTGCCTTGA